One region of Glycine max cultivar Williams 82 chromosome 9, Glycine_max_v4.0, whole genome shotgun sequence genomic DNA includes:
- the LOC100784139 gene encoding aldose reductase, which yields MAQVVVKRHEPKTQSFTLLSGHTIPAVGLGTWKAGSQAVNSVFTAIVEAGYRHIDTASQYGVQEGVGQALQAAMQARVERKDLFVTSKLWCTDLIPERVRPAINNTLQELQLDYLDLYLIHWPFRLKDGASRPPKEGEVLEFDMEGVWREMEKLVKENLVRDIGICNFTLTKLEKLMSIAQIMPSVCQMEMHPGWRNDKMLQACKKKAIHVTAYSPLGSSDGGRDLINDQKVDRIANKMNKNPGQVLVKWAIQRGTSVIPKSTKPDRIMENVSVFNWELPERDFKTLSNMPDQRRVLDGEDLFVNKSAGPLRSVEDIWDHED from the exons ATGGCACAGGTTGTTGTTAAGCGACATGAACCTAAGACACAGTCATTTACCCTTTTGAGTGGTCATACCATACCTGCTGTTGGATTGGGCACATGGAAGGCTGGTTCACAAGCCGTCAATTCTGTGTTCACTGCCATTGTTGAG GCCGGTTATAGACACATAGACACTGCTTCGCAGTATGGAGTTCAAGAGGGA GTTGGACAAGCACTCCAAGCTGCCATGCAAGCAAGAGTGGAAAGGAAGGATCTATTTGTCACCTCCAAACTATG GTGCACAGACTTGATCCCTGAAAGGGTTAGACCTGCTATCAACAATACCCTTCAAGAACTCCAACTTGATTACCTTGATCTTTACTTG ATTCATTGGCCATTTAGATTGAAAGATGGTGCCAGCAGACCCCCCAAAGAAGGAGAAGTATTAGAGTTTGACATGGAAGGGGTGTGGAGAGAAATGGAGAAGCTTGTCAAGGAAAACCTTGTCAGAGACATTGGAATATGCAATTTCACTCTTACAAAGCTCGAAAAGCTGATGAGCATTGCTCAAATAATGCCTTCTGTCTGCCAG ATGGAAATGCATCCTGGATGGAGAAATGATAAGATGCTTCAGGCTTGCAAGAAGAAAGCCATCCATGTTACT GCTTACTCTCCACTGGGCTCTTCAGACGGTGGAAGGGATCTGATCAATGATCAAAAGGTTGATAGGATAGCCAATAAGATGAACAAGAATCCAGGGCAGGTGTTGGTGAAGTGGGCCATCCAGAGAGGGACAAGTGTCATCCCCAAATCAACAAAACCAGATAGGATCATGGAGAATGTCAGTGTTTTCAATTGGGAACTTCCAGAAAGAGACTTTAAGACCCTTAGCAACATGCCTGATCAG AGGAGAGTTCTGGATGGTGAAGACCTCTTTGTGAACAAGAGCGCTGGGCCATTAAGGAGTGTGGAAGATATTTGGGACCATGAAGATTAG
- the LOC100783603 gene encoding probable protein phosphatase 2C 65 codes for MGGCCSHDVSVRGKVESEMDDREYEYDYENDVSYQQGGALVRLRGSSRFASMYSQQGQKGVNQDAMTVWEDYTGEKDVIFCGVFDGHGPLGHKVSQFIRDNLPSKLSAAIEISQQKTIKYYDANDAETGSFDDAYDDNNHNMSLASWEGCLLKSFDEMDEYLAQEINTDSYCSGCTAVTLIKQGDQLIVGNLGDSRAVLCTRDRDQLIPVQLTVDLKPDIPSETSRIVNCEGRVFAAEEEPDVYRIWMPDDDCPGLAMSRAFGDFCLKDYGLISVPDVFYRKITPQDEFVVLATDGVWDVLTNSEVINIVASAPRRSIAAKLLVKRAVRAWRYKYPGSKVDDCAVICLFLDAQSALSHSQSYSNRKSRQRSKHLNRTKSTRNEDNETVYGKVGVELDEEWKALGGFARANSLSKLPRLARGMSKRQSSKYYIPS; via the exons ATGGGAGGCTGTTGCAGCCACGATGTTTCGGTTCGAGGGAAGGTGGAGAGCGAGATGGATGATAGAGAATATGAGTATGATTATGAAAATGATGTGTCTTATCAACAAGGTGGAGCATTGGTCAGGTTAAGAGGTTCCTCTAGGTTTGCATCAATGTACTCCCAACAAGGCCAGAAAGGTGTGAACCAAGATGCAATGACAGTTTGGGAG GACTATACTGGAGAAAAAGATGTGATCTTTTGTGGTGTGTTCGATGGTCATGGTCCTCTAGGCCACAAGGTTTCACAATTTATTCGAGACAATCTACCCTCAAAACTGTCTGCAGCAATAGAAATTTCACAACAGAAGACAATCAAATACTATGATGCCAATGATGCAGAAACTGGTAGCTTTGATGATGCCTACGATGACAATAACCACAACATGTCCCTTGCTTCATGGGAGGGATGCTTGCTGAAATCCTTTGATGAGATGGATGAGTACCTTGCTCAGGAAATTAACACTGACAGCTATTGCAGTGGTTGCACAGCTGTGACATTAATTAAACAG GGTGACCAGTTGATAGTTGGCAATTTGGGTGATTCTCGTGCAGTACTTTGCACAAGGGATAGGGACCAACTCATTCCTGTTCAACTCACTGTTGACTTGAAACCGGATATTCCAA GTGAAACCTCAAGAATAGTTAACTGTGAAGGAAGAGTTTTTGCAGCAGAAGAAGAACCAGATGTGTACAGAATATGGATGCCTGATGATGACTGCCCTGGACTAGCCATGTCAAGAGCCTTTGGGGACTTTTGCCTCAAAGATTATGGCCTCATCTCAGTTCCTGATGTGTTCTACAGAAAAATTACCCCTCAAGATGAATTTGTGGTTTTAGCAACTGATGGG GTGTGGGATGTGCTCACTAACAGTGAAGTGATAAACATAGTAGCTTCAGCACCAAGGAGGTCCATTGCAGCCAAGTTGTTAGTGAAGCGTGCTGTTAGAGCCTGGAGATACAAGTATCCTGGTTCCAAGGTTGATGACTGTGCTGTCATATGCTTGTTTCTGGATGCACAATCTGCTCTATCACACTCACAATCCTACAGTAATAGAAAGAGTAGACAGCGCAGCAAGCACTTGAATCGCACTAAGTCCACTAGAAATGAAGACAATGAAACTGTGTATGGCAAGGTTGGGGTGGAGCTAGATGAAGAATGGAAGGCCCTTGGAGGGTTTGCAAGAGCCAACTCTTTATCAAAACTTCCACGCCTTGCTAGGGGTATGAGTAAACGGCAATCATCTAAATACTATATACCAAGTTGA
- the LOC100784667 gene encoding uncharacterized protein: MGSEEVVEEPTPKTPNQTTTPETTSSSSPRKIKTNTPTENGHVSVTPTTLSIVQPHSLLPKPVPPRTTYTQNDVVVSSTTFGKFLRKRSNDLSSAISKGISTLKHSINDQNDNNGVTEFNLSGLKVFVTVKNKNDASSNSLARMKISFFSRSNCRECCAVRRFFRERALRFVEINVDVFAEREKELRERTGSATVPKIFFGERLIGGLVELNALRKDGGEELERRLKEAGGQGPAAPAYGFDEAEEEEMPEEEIGKVVRVLRQRLPIQDRLIKMKIARNCFAGSELVELLVRHHGYSPSNAVEIGKQLCKKHFIHHVFGKNDFEEGNHFYRFLEHEPLISKCFNFRGATNDSEPKAAAAVCDRLTKIMCAILESFASEDRRHVDYVAISKSEELRRYVNMTQDLQRVNLLELSENETLAFFINLYNAMIVHAIIRVGCQEGVINRKSFFDFHYLIGGHPYSLGAIKNGILRSNRRSPYSLIKPFGTGDRRLEHALVKMNPLVHFGLCNGTKSSPKVRFFSPYRVAEELRSAAREFFENDGIEVDLEKRTIHLTPIFKWYSADFGQERNILKWIINFLDANKAGLLTHLLGDGGHVNISYMSYDWSINS, encoded by the exons ATGGGTTCCGAAGAAGTAGTAGAAGAACCAACTCCAAAAACTCCAAACCAAACAACAACACCGGAAACGACGTCGTCGAGTTCCCCCCGAAAAATTAAAACCAACACTCCCACCGAAAACGGTCACGTGTCCGTTACTCCCACCACGCTCTCAATCGTGCAGCCACATTCACTTCTCCCAAAGCCAGTGCCTCCAAGAACGACTTACACTCAAAACGACGTCGTCGTTTCCTCCACCACATTCGGAAAATTCCTCCGCAAGCGCAGCAACGACCTGTCGTCCGCGATCAGCAAGGGGATCTCCACGCTGAAGCACTCCATCAACGACCAAAACGACAACAACGGCGTGACGGAGTTCAACCTGTCGGGGCTAAAGGTCTTCGTGACGGTGAAAAACAAAAACGACGCGTCGTCTAATTCGCTTGCGCGAATGAAAATCAGCTTCTTCTCGCGCTCGAACTGCAGAGAGTGTTGTGCGGTGAGAAGGTTCTTCAGAGAGAGAGCGCTGAGGTTCGTTGAGATAAACGTCGACGTTTTCGCGGAGCGGGAGAAGGAGCTGAGAGAGAGAACGGGGAGCGCGACGGTGCCGAAGATCTTCTTCGGCGAGAGGCTGATCGGAGGCTTGGTGGAGCTGAACGCGCTGAGGAAGGACGGCGGCGAGGAGTTGGAGAGGCGGCTGAAGGAAGCGGGTGGCCAAGGGCCGGCGGCGCCGGCGTACGGATTCGACGAGGCGGAGGAGGAGGAGATGCCGGAGGAGGAGATTGGGAAGGTGGTTAGGGTTTTGAGGCAGAGGTTGCCAATTCAGGATCGGTTGATAAAGATGAAAATTGCAAGGAACTGCTTCGCGGGGAGCGAGTTGGTGGAGCTTCTCGTTCGACACCATGGCTATTCTCCTTCCAAT GCTGTTGAGATTGGAAAACAGTTATGCAAGAAGCACTTTATCCATCATGTTTTCGG gaaaaatgattttgaggAAGGAAACCACTTCTATAGATTCCTTGAGCACGAACCGCTTATCTCCAAATGCTTTAACTTCCGCGGTGCCACAAATGATAGTGAACCGAAGGCTGCAGCTGCAGTGTGTGATAGGCTTACCAAGATTATGTGTGCCATTCTTGAGTCTTTTGCTTCTGAAGACAGGCGACATGTTGATTATGTGGCCATTAGCAAAAGCGAAGAACTTCGGAG GTATGTAAACATGACCCAAGATCTTCAGCGGGTGAATCTCTTGGAACTATCAGAAAATGAGACGCTTGCTTTCTTCATAAATTTGTACAATGCCATGATCGTCCATGCTATCATTAGAGTAGGGTGTCAAGAAGGTGTAATTAATAGGAAATCCTTCTTTGATTTTCACTATTTGATTGGAGGGCATCCTTATTCTCTTGGTGCAATTAAAAATGGTATCCTCAGAAGCAATCGTAGGTCACCATATTCCTTAATCAAGCCCTTTGGCACAGGAGATAGGCGCTTAGAG CATGCTCTTGTCAAAATGAATCCGTTAGTTCACTTTGGACTTTGTAATGGCACAAAATCGAGCCCAAAGGTGAGGTTTTTCTCACCCTATAGAGTTGCTGAAGAATTGAGAAGTGCTGCTAGAGAGTTTTTTGAGAATGATGGAATTGAAGTGGACTTGGAGAAGAGGACCATTCATCTCACTCCGATTTTCAAGTG GTACTCTGCGGATTTCGGACAAGAGAGAAACATACTGAAGTGGATAATAAATTTCTTGGATGCAAATAAAGCAGGTCTTTTGACACATCTCTTAGGTGATGGTGGTCATGTTAATATCTCTTACATGAGTTATGACTGGTCAATAAATTCCTGA